The proteins below come from a single Zhouia spongiae genomic window:
- a CDS encoding tetratricopeptide repeat-containing sensor histidine kinase: MTSINNYILPLFVSLFFVINLQAQVQKRDSLKIQLENHKANDTTRANILYDLAYAHFQGDMKLTNLYLKEAEDLSNALNYEKGKARVFYLKGILENIKSNYNESLNFFKESLRYYESIQNKKGIADVYIAFGITNCDLSQYDEALENYKKALEIYKESGNKREIATCLINTGNIYSEIGRYNEAITNYKEALILSEILNDEDGISFVHINLGVVYRVQGNYPLAIENYNKSLAYDEKMGDTLGMAKVLDNLGDTYTAIKKYDKALEYHKKSFVFLSKIGNKKLIAANNSNIGNIYLKKKEFTKALEYFGMSLKASQEVNDLKLSSLSYINIGNIYLLQNKTSAARKNYINAKEISEETNNRRILSASLLGIAETYLHEKKYQKALLHTQKGQKIAEELELLENRKKATKILSEIYKSTGDYKKAFTNFQQYKMLNDSIFNKENIEKITQLEYEYKYKQALDSASIRELKLTKTVLDTSQNLKRSQRNLLLGVIGFLVTTLMLGAIIFFLKLRNEKSKTQNVVIEQKLLRSQMTPHFIFNSLSVLQGMILNREEKKSVSYLSKFSKLLRTILENSRDRTVLLSQELVAVENYLALQNLENELYTYTIAVEETMDTSRFKIPPMLIQPFVENAIEHAFAGLTGNRVINIDISCSNEELNCIITDNGVGIDCLTEGKNRDKKSLSTTITSERLQILSKDFKKKGAVTVEDRKKYNEQGTIVTLTIPYITIQNSEDINN, encoded by the coding sequence ATGACTTCAATTAACAATTATATTCTTCCTTTATTTGTTTCTTTATTTTTTGTAATAAATCTACAAGCTCAAGTCCAAAAAAGAGACAGCCTTAAAATTCAATTAGAAAATCATAAGGCAAATGATACTACAAGGGCAAATATATTGTATGATTTGGCATATGCTCATTTTCAGGGAGATATGAAGTTAACCAACTTATATCTTAAAGAAGCCGAGGACTTAAGCAATGCTTTAAATTACGAAAAAGGAAAAGCACGGGTATTTTATCTGAAAGGAATACTGGAAAACATAAAATCAAATTATAACGAAAGTTTAAATTTTTTTAAAGAGTCGCTAAGATATTATGAGTCGATTCAAAATAAAAAAGGAATAGCAGATGTTTACATCGCTTTCGGCATCACAAATTGTGATTTATCGCAATATGATGAAGCATTGGAAAATTATAAAAAGGCTTTAGAAATTTATAAAGAATCAGGAAACAAAAGGGAAATTGCAACCTGTTTGATAAATACCGGAAATATATATTCTGAAATCGGGAGATACAATGAAGCCATTACCAACTATAAAGAAGCATTAATTTTAAGTGAAATACTGAACGATGAAGATGGTATTTCTTTTGTTCATATCAATTTAGGAGTTGTGTATAGGGTGCAAGGTAATTATCCTCTGGCTATTGAAAATTACAATAAAAGTTTAGCCTATGATGAAAAAATGGGCGACACACTGGGTATGGCAAAAGTCCTGGACAATTTAGGCGACACTTATACTGCCATAAAAAAATACGACAAGGCATTGGAGTACCATAAAAAATCATTTGTCTTTTTATCAAAAATCGGAAATAAAAAACTTATAGCTGCAAACAATAGTAATATTGGTAATATATACTTGAAAAAAAAGGAGTTTACAAAGGCTCTTGAATATTTTGGTATGTCGCTTAAAGCCAGCCAAGAGGTTAATGACTTAAAACTTTCTTCTTTATCTTATATTAATATTGGAAACATTTACTTATTACAAAACAAAACATCAGCGGCGCGGAAAAATTATATAAATGCAAAAGAAATTAGTGAAGAAACAAATAATAGACGGATATTATCAGCTAGTCTCCTAGGAATTGCAGAAACTTATTTACACGAAAAAAAGTATCAAAAAGCACTTTTACACACCCAAAAAGGCCAAAAAATTGCAGAAGAACTAGAACTGTTGGAAAATCGAAAAAAGGCCACAAAAATCCTCTCTGAAATTTATAAAAGCACAGGTGATTACAAAAAGGCATTTACAAACTTTCAACAATATAAAATGCTGAATGATAGTATTTTCAATAAAGAAAATATTGAAAAGATCACGCAGTTAGAATACGAATACAAATATAAACAAGCCTTGGATTCTGCTAGTATTCGGGAATTAAAACTTACGAAAACAGTACTGGACACCTCCCAAAATTTAAAAAGGTCGCAGCGTAATTTACTGCTTGGTGTTATTGGTTTTTTAGTTACAACGCTCATGTTGGGAGCCATTATTTTCTTTTTAAAACTAAGAAACGAAAAATCGAAAACACAAAATGTGGTCATAGAACAAAAACTGTTACGCTCACAGATGACGCCGCATTTTATTTTTAATTCCTTGTCGGTATTACAAGGCATGATATTGAATAGAGAAGAAAAGAAGTCCGTTTCCTATCTATCAAAATTCTCAAAATTACTTCGAACTATTTTAGAAAATTCAAGAGACCGAACCGTATTGCTTTCTCAAGAATTAGTAGCTGTTGAAAATTATTTAGCGCTTCAAAATTTAGAAAATGAATTGTATACCTACACTATTGCTGTAGAAGAGACTATGGATACCTCACGATTTAAGATTCCTCCAATGCTCATTCAGCCCTTTGTTGAAAACGCCATAGAACACGCTTTTGCAGGTTTAACAGGAAATAGAGTCATTAACATTGATATTTCCTGCTCAAATGAAGAATTAAATTGTATCATTACCGACAACGGCGTTGGTATCGATTGCCTGACCGAGGGTAAAAATCGAGATAAAAAATCATTATCAACGACCATTACTTCTGAACGATTACAAATACTGTCAAAAGATTTTAAAAAGAAGGGGGCTGTTACCGTTGAAGACAGAAAAAAATATAATGAACAAGGAACCATCGTAACATTGACAATTCCTTACATAACAATACAAAATAGTGAAGACATTAATAATTGA
- a CDS encoding trypsin-like peptidase domain-containing protein translates to MSVLKSIESSVYRINTANGSGTGFYSLQDNVVVTNYHVVSGCLRVSIEGQDKNRYLAKVVYINQGKDIAFLQAEDLPEPAGIIRTNHDNETASRDKVLVLGYPYGMPFTVTEGIVSNPRQIIDGSNFIQTDAAINPGNSGGPVINEKGELVGIVTSKFTNADNMGFAIPTKTLREELEIVSELSGEFTIACTSCNNLIEEKTDYCPNCGNDIDEKLFEENQISDFSSKVEEAIKRLNVDPVLARTGRERWYFHQGSAEIRMFVYDNNYLFATSPLNDLPRKNLAEVYEYILTADMGKHRLSISNNQIFLSYRIHISDLYSENKEEFLEDIAQLAIKADDLDDMFVNDFGAKMTHYSKC, encoded by the coding sequence ATGAGTGTATTAAAAAGTATAGAAAGTTCTGTTTATAGGATTAATACGGCAAATGGGAGCGGAACAGGCTTTTACAGCCTGCAAGACAATGTTGTTGTGACCAATTATCACGTGGTATCCGGTTGTTTAAGAGTGAGTATAGAGGGGCAAGACAAAAATAGGTATTTGGCAAAGGTTGTGTATATAAATCAAGGAAAGGACATTGCCTTTTTACAAGCAGAAGATTTACCGGAACCTGCCGGGATAATCCGTACAAACCACGATAACGAAACCGCCTCCAGAGATAAAGTGCTGGTGTTGGGATATCCGTATGGGATGCCCTTTACCGTTACCGAAGGTATAGTGTCTAATCCCAGACAGATTATTGACGGTAGCAATTTTATACAAACCGATGCCGCCATTAATCCGGGCAACAGCGGAGGTCCCGTAATTAATGAAAAAGGCGAGCTGGTGGGCATCGTAACATCCAAATTTACCAATGCAGACAATATGGGGTTTGCCATTCCAACGAAAACGCTCCGCGAAGAACTGGAAATTGTAAGCGAATTATCTGGTGAGTTTACCATAGCCTGTACCAGTTGCAATAACCTCATTGAAGAAAAAACGGATTATTGCCCTAATTGTGGAAACGACATCGATGAAAAGCTATTTGAAGAAAATCAGATTTCCGATTTTAGTTCAAAAGTAGAAGAAGCAATCAAAAGGTTAAATGTAGATCCCGTTTTGGCACGTACCGGCAGAGAACGTTGGTATTTTCATCAGGGCAGTGCTGAAATACGGATGTTTGTATACGATAATAATTATTTGTTTGCCACCTCTCCTTTAAACGATCTGCCACGTAAAAATTTAGCCGAAGTATATGAGTATATTTTAACGGCGGATATGGGAAAGCATAGATTATCGATTTCCAACAATCAAATATTCCTTTCCTATCGCATACACATCAGTGATTTATATTCAGAGAACAAAGAAGAATTTCTTGAAGATATTGCACAACTAGCCATTAAAGCAGATGATTTAGACGATATGTTCGTAAACGACTTTGGAGCAAAAATGACACATTATAGCAAGTGTTAA
- a CDS encoding RagB/SusD family nutrient uptake outer membrane protein, which translates to MKSLYKFRFYLTCLIVSLYILSCKDFVEIDPPNSRVIGSTVFENDRLATSAIEGVYHRMFDSGNFAGGGQWSVTTVAGLSADEFEVNPFSSSLQEFYRCDIDPSNPANLALWSSAYSTIYMVNAVMEGLKSSSVITPETKKQLEGEARFVRAFSYFYLVNLFGDVPLIITTDYRVNAKALQVSPDDIYQAIINDLEHSRQLLDDTYRNSERTHPNRLVASALLARVYLYRQEWSRAADLATELIGSTDTYSLAEDINDVFLANSSEAIWQIAPTNVGNTNEGNMFILTSSPVSSPWNPVYLKEELVSGFDNHDKRLLHWIGTFESNGTTFYYPFKYKIRLSSGQPTEYATVLRFAEQYLIRSEARARMGDIPGALADLNLIRNRSGLENYTGNSEQELLAAILKERRKEFFSEWGHRWLDFKRLSLANDLLSPDKEGWRTTDVLYPIPQRELDKAPTLNQNSGY; encoded by the coding sequence ATGAAATCATTATATAAATTCCGTTTCTATTTGACATGCTTAATAGTGAGTTTGTACATATTGTCTTGTAAAGACTTTGTTGAGATTGACCCACCCAATTCCCGGGTGATAGGAAGCACAGTATTTGAAAATGACCGTCTGGCCACCTCGGCCATTGAAGGGGTATACCACAGAATGTTTGATTCTGGCAATTTTGCAGGTGGGGGACAATGGTCTGTCACCACTGTGGCCGGGCTCTCGGCAGATGAATTTGAGGTGAACCCTTTTAGTAGTTCCTTGCAAGAATTTTACAGATGTGATATCGATCCGTCAAACCCAGCCAATCTGGCTTTATGGTCAAGTGCTTATAGCACCATATATATGGTCAATGCCGTCATGGAAGGGCTCAAAAGTTCTTCCGTTATCACCCCGGAGACCAAAAAGCAACTGGAAGGGGAAGCAAGGTTTGTAAGGGCTTTTTCCTATTTCTATCTTGTGAATCTTTTTGGGGATGTTCCCCTGATTATCACTACGGATTACAGGGTTAATGCAAAAGCATTGCAGGTATCACCGGATGACATTTACCAAGCTATCATAAACGATTTGGAACATTCCAGGCAATTGCTTGATGACACTTACCGAAACTCGGAAAGAACCCATCCGAATCGCCTGGTTGCATCAGCCCTTTTGGCAAGGGTGTATTTGTATCGACAAGAGTGGAGCCGGGCAGCGGATTTAGCTACTGAATTGATTGGTTCCACCGATACCTACAGTCTGGCAGAGGACATCAACGATGTTTTCCTGGCCAATAGTTCGGAAGCCATCTGGCAAATAGCCCCTACTAATGTTGGAAACACCAATGAGGGTAATATGTTTATCCTGACAAGTTCACCGGTAAGCAGCCCATGGAATCCGGTGTATTTGAAAGAAGAACTTGTTTCCGGTTTTGATAATCATGACAAACGGTTATTACATTGGATAGGAACTTTTGAAAGTAATGGTACTACCTTTTATTATCCTTTTAAGTACAAGATACGACTTTCTTCAGGGCAACCAACGGAGTATGCTACAGTCCTAAGGTTTGCCGAACAGTACCTGATCCGTTCTGAGGCACGTGCCCGAATGGGAGATATACCGGGTGCACTTGCCGACCTTAACCTTATCCGTAACCGTTCCGGATTGGAAAACTATACAGGAAATAGTGAGCAGGAACTGTTGGCTGCCATATTGAAAGAAAGGAGGAAAGAATTCTTTTCCGAGTGGGGGCACCGTTGGTTAGATTTTAAAAGGCTTAGCCTTGCAAACGATCTTCTCAGCCCGGACAAAGAAGGTTGGCGAACTACCGATGTATTGTACCCTATTCCTCAACGGGAGCTTGATAAAGCACCTACCCTTAATCAAAACTCAGGATATTAA
- a CDS encoding DoxX family protein, which translates to MKPLIVLLSSFVIAIFAAKIVVKEYNFALSARIAMSIMLCFTAIGHFAFTKGMSMMIPQFVPFKTSLVYLTGLFEVLLAIGLFIPKLKVMSGWTLIIFLLLMLPANIYASIHNIDYQKGTFDGNGLSYLWFRIPLQFLFIAWIYISSIRIF; encoded by the coding sequence ATGAAACCATTAATAGTACTTTTATCAAGTTTTGTGATCGCAATTTTTGCGGCAAAAATTGTGGTTAAGGAGTATAATTTTGCTTTATCAGCAAGAATAGCAATGTCAATAATGTTATGTTTTACGGCAATTGGACATTTTGCTTTTACCAAAGGAATGTCAATGATGATACCACAATTTGTTCCTTTCAAAACAAGCCTTGTTTATCTCACAGGGCTTTTTGAAGTTCTTTTAGCAATCGGGTTGTTTATCCCAAAATTAAAAGTGATGAGTGGATGGACTTTAATTATTTTCCTATTGTTGATGTTACCAGCGAATATTTATGCTTCGATTCATAATATAGATTATCAAAAGGGAACATTTGACGGGAATGGTCTTTCCTATCTATGGTTTAGAATTCCATTGCAATTTTTATTCATTGCCTGGATTTATATTAGCTCAATCCGAATTTTTTAA
- a CDS encoding LytR/AlgR family response regulator transcription factor encodes MKTLIIEDKEYIRKGLRNLLQLVDTEVTVLGECESVKDAVVVANACNPELVFLDINLTDGTGFDFLEQTENLHFKVIFITAYEEHALRALKIGAIDYLLKPVDMDELQIALQKVTQLSLMQQREQVQITRQVWNNEDSKLILSLHDSFQVIDLNELLFCESDKGYTTFYCNGNKKYVVSKTLKEFEERLSKASFIRPHQSYMVNLKFIDKYDKAGVIHLKNGKKVPVSSRKKELFLSTFLSWNNE; translated from the coding sequence GTGAAGACATTAATAATTGAAGATAAGGAGTACATTAGAAAAGGGTTGCGTAACCTGCTGCAACTGGTAGATACTGAAGTAACGGTACTGGGCGAATGCGAATCTGTAAAGGATGCGGTTGTTGTTGCCAATGCTTGTAACCCTGAGTTGGTTTTTTTGGATATCAACCTTACCGATGGTACCGGATTTGATTTTTTAGAACAAACCGAAAACCTTCATTTTAAAGTGATCTTTATAACCGCTTATGAAGAACATGCCTTGCGTGCTTTAAAAATTGGTGCGATCGATTATTTGCTAAAGCCTGTTGATATGGATGAACTGCAAATAGCACTTCAAAAAGTAACACAGCTATCCTTAATGCAGCAAAGAGAACAGGTACAAATTACCAGACAAGTATGGAATAATGAAGATTCAAAGTTAATTTTATCGTTGCATGATAGTTTTCAGGTGATTGATTTAAACGAATTACTTTTTTGCGAATCAGACAAGGGCTATACTACTTTTTACTGTAATGGCAACAAAAAATACGTAGTTTCAAAAACCTTAAAAGAATTTGAAGAGCGTCTTTCCAAAGCCAGTTTTATACGTCCGCATCAATCGTATATGGTTAACTTAAAATTTATAGATAAGTATGACAAAGCCGGTGTGATTCATTTAAAAAACGGGAAAAAAGTACCGGTTTCTTCCCGAAAAAAAGAGCTGTTCTTAAGTACATTTTTAAGCTGGAATAACGAATAA
- a CDS encoding DUF7677 family protein: protein MPFTNVIELDENGEVLNTKHAEKRAVDQIRSYCAPNFKAEHFMKIGR from the coding sequence TTGCCTTTTACCAATGTTATTGAACTCGATGAAAACGGAGAAGTACTCAATACCAAACATGCCGAAAAACGTGCAGTAGATCAAATCCGTTCGTATTGCGCCCCCAATTTTAAAGCAGAGCACTTTATGAAGATTGGGAGGTAG
- a CDS encoding SusC/RagA family TonB-linked outer membrane protein: MKNNVLNKGRILLLLALFITLMLLTYSAFGQNTNNQQHQIRGVVTDSEGIPVPGVHVLISGTQTGTFTDSNGTYSISPHPTDVLIFSYVGFDTVEKSIGGQTEINVTLKESVTDLGAVTVNAGYYTVSEKERTGSISRITASDIETQPVINPLQALQGRMPGVIVSQISSIPGSTSSIQIRGQNSLRPEGNYPLYIVDGVPVSSVPVSGSGFMALGVDPLNSINLSNIESIEVLKDADATSIYGSRGANGVVLITTKKGREGKTALDIGLYTGMGKISNTINTLDTNQYLEMRKEAFANDEATPTQFNAPDLLVWDQNRNTDWQEKLLGNTSYITDVQASVSGGDTQTSFLLGGGFHKEGTVFPGDFNYRKATGFINLNHSSSNHRFRVNFSANYGVDRNHLFYDGQFVQRAVLLAPNAPALYDLNGQLNWEGSTWTNPLSYLEKTQETKTNNLIANASLAYEIIPNLNLKTSFGYTNLHSEEISKEPLSSRNPALWQYLSNSSRHITGKRESIILEPQLTYSLQMGKGSLKTLLGMSYQKATNHQLYAIGVGYADESLIGNLATADRVNISLQDDIEYKYHAAFGRIGFDWAKKYFLNLTGRRDGSSRFATQHRFASFGAVGAAWIFSEEPFVRKTLPFLSFGKIRGSYGTTGNDQIADYGYLDIYAPTQGSGGLYPTQIANPEYSWEVNKKLEIATSLGAFEDRVMVSGAWYRNRSSNQLVGYFLPAITGFTSIQANLPAKVENIGWEIELSTRNIRSSTLQWDTSVNITFPKNELVSFPGLEQSSYANIYREGASLNSSLLYQSLGVNPETGFYEILDANSDGSYNSEDKIIVKDFGRKYYGGINNNLTLGGFTFNFFIEFVKQLGRNHLTTFQTPPGMMGFVGGNQPVEVRDRWQLPGDFSNTQKFSQAFGYTPYNRTASSDLSVTDASYVRLKTLTLSYQLPPRFMYKTGIESCRVYLHAQNLFTITNYSGFDPANNRGSLLALPPLRIITIGTQLKF; this comes from the coding sequence ATGAAAAATAATGTTTTGAACAAGGGGCGGATACTGCTATTACTGGCATTATTCATAACCCTCATGTTACTAACCTATTCCGCTTTTGGACAAAATACAAATAACCAGCAACATCAGATTCGGGGTGTAGTAACAGACTCTGAAGGAATTCCGGTTCCGGGAGTTCATGTTCTCATTTCTGGTACGCAAACCGGTACATTTACCGATAGTAATGGTACTTATAGCATTAGCCCCCACCCCACCGATGTTTTAATCTTTTCTTATGTGGGATTTGATACGGTAGAAAAATCCATAGGAGGTCAAACAGAAATCAATGTCACCCTAAAGGAATCTGTCACTGATTTGGGAGCGGTAACCGTTAATGCCGGATACTATACGGTATCAGAAAAAGAACGGACAGGGAGTATTAGCCGTATTACAGCTTCTGATATAGAGACACAACCAGTAATAAACCCTCTACAGGCACTACAGGGAAGGATGCCGGGGGTAATTGTTAGTCAGATAAGTAGTATTCCCGGAAGTACTTCGAGCATCCAAATCAGGGGGCAAAACAGTCTAAGGCCGGAAGGTAACTATCCTTTATACATCGTAGATGGGGTTCCGGTAAGTTCCGTGCCTGTTTCTGGAAGCGGATTCATGGCTCTTGGGGTTGACCCCCTGAACAGCATTAACCTCTCTAATATTGAAAGTATAGAGGTGCTGAAAGATGCTGATGCTACCTCTATTTACGGTTCCAGAGGAGCCAACGGGGTGGTACTGATTACTACTAAAAAGGGACGTGAAGGCAAAACCGCCCTAGATATTGGATTGTATACCGGTATGGGCAAAATTTCCAATACCATAAATACCTTAGATACCAACCAGTATTTGGAAATGCGAAAAGAAGCCTTTGCCAATGACGAGGCTACCCCAACCCAGTTCAATGCCCCTGACCTTCTGGTTTGGGATCAAAACCGTAATACTGATTGGCAAGAAAAGCTTTTGGGAAACACTTCCTATATAACGGATGTACAGGCCTCGGTTTCCGGAGGAGACACTCAAACATCCTTCCTTCTGGGTGGCGGCTTTCATAAAGAAGGTACGGTTTTTCCCGGTGATTTTAATTACCGGAAGGCAACAGGTTTTATAAACCTAAATCATTCTTCTTCCAACCACAGATTCAGGGTTAACTTTTCAGCAAATTACGGAGTTGATAGGAATCATTTATTTTACGACGGGCAGTTCGTTCAAAGAGCCGTACTGTTGGCTCCTAATGCGCCGGCATTGTATGACCTGAACGGGCAGCTTAACTGGGAGGGTTCTACCTGGACAAACCCCTTAAGTTATCTGGAAAAAACACAAGAAACAAAAACCAATAATCTCATTGCTAATGCTTCCCTTGCCTATGAGATTATCCCAAACCTTAACCTTAAAACCAGTTTCGGGTATACCAATCTGCACAGTGAAGAAATTTCCAAGGAGCCTTTGAGTTCTCGGAACCCAGCCTTATGGCAATACCTTTCCAATTCCTCCAGACATATTACCGGAAAACGGGAATCAATTATCCTGGAGCCTCAGCTGACCTATTCCTTACAAATGGGAAAAGGCAGCCTGAAAACCCTTCTAGGGATGAGCTATCAAAAGGCAACTAACCACCAGTTATACGCTATCGGTGTAGGGTATGCAGATGAAAGTTTAATTGGGAACCTGGCAACTGCCGATCGTGTAAACATCAGCTTGCAGGACGATATTGAATATAAATACCATGCCGCTTTCGGGCGCATCGGGTTTGATTGGGCAAAAAAATACTTTTTGAACCTTACCGGGAGAAGGGATGGTTCTTCCCGTTTTGCAACTCAACATCGTTTTGCCAGTTTCGGAGCGGTAGGGGCTGCCTGGATCTTTTCCGAAGAGCCTTTTGTACGGAAAACACTTCCTTTTCTTAGTTTCGGTAAGATCAGGGGCAGTTATGGAACTACAGGGAACGACCAGATAGCCGATTACGGCTACCTGGATATTTATGCCCCTACCCAGGGAAGCGGAGGCCTTTACCCTACCCAAATAGCCAATCCGGAATATTCATGGGAAGTGAACAAAAAATTGGAAATTGCCACCTCCCTAGGAGCTTTTGAGGATCGGGTAATGGTTTCAGGAGCCTGGTACCGCAACCGTTCTTCCAATCAGCTGGTGGGCTATTTCCTGCCGGCGATCACCGGTTTCACTTCCATTCAGGCCAACCTGCCAGCTAAGGTGGAGAACATAGGATGGGAAATTGAATTGTCCACCCGGAATATCCGCAGCAGTACACTACAATGGGATACCTCAGTTAACATCACTTTTCCGAAAAACGAATTGGTATCATTTCCGGGGCTGGAACAATCCTCCTATGCCAATATCTATCGGGAAGGGGCTTCCCTAAATAGTTCCTTGTTATACCAGTCTTTGGGAGTGAATCCTGAGACCGGATTTTATGAGATTTTAGATGCCAACAGTGATGGGAGCTATAATTCGGAGGATAAAATAATAGTAAAAGATTTTGGGCGTAAATATTACGGGGGCATAAATAACAATCTAACCCTTGGAGGCTTTACATTCAATTTCTTTATAGAATTTGTAAAGCAATTGGGAAGAAACCACCTAACTACTTTTCAGACCCCACCCGGTATGATGGGTTTTGTGGGGGGCAACCAACCCGTAGAGGTACGGGACCGGTGGCAACTACCCGGTGACTTTAGCAATACCCAAAAATTTTCGCAAGCCTTCGGTTATACACCCTATAACAGAACAGCAAGTAGTGATCTGTCCGTTACGGATGCTTCCTATGTACGGCTAAAGACCCTTACTCTTTCCTATCAGCTGCCCCCCCGATTTATGTATAAAACAGGCATTGAATCGTGCCGTGTCTACCTGCATGCACAGAACCTTTTTACCATTACCAATTATAGTGGGTTTGATCCTGCCAACAACCGCGGGAGCCTGTTGGCATTACCGCCTCTTAGAATCATAACTATTGGTACCCAGCTAAAATTTTAA
- a CDS encoding helix-turn-helix transcriptional regulator — MTEKERLGKYLLKLREKVPSQDYVKEHISQQELADSNVGLTKYLIGTVERGEANPTLDKLILMAKALNLKKVNLFELEINVDKYIEELKDKKKKATKK, encoded by the coding sequence GTGACTGAAAAGGAGAGACTAGGTAAATATTTATTAAAATTAAGAGAAAAGGTTCCAAGTCAAGATTATGTTAAGGAACATATATCTCAACAGGAACTCGCTGATAGTAATGTAGGTTTAACTAAATATTTAATCGGAACAGTTGAGAGAGGTGAAGCTAATCCTACATTAGATAAATTGATTTTGATGGCCAAGGCCCTGAACTTGAAAAAAGTGAATTTATTTGAATTAGAAATTAATGTAGATAAGTACATTGAGGAATTAAAAGATAAGAAGAAGAAAGCAACGAAGAAATAG
- a CDS encoding YbjN domain-containing protein, with protein sequence MNQNHTYIPPIQAKRAATRQDEKWDEAIALFNNKQHDKVLPTLLDYVGSHLQHQKKGDCYEIAHGSVVITITQTAEELLIKCPFLNIENAKKVPLMRRLAEIRMYPLNLSNVALENDLVYFSFSCPINLCEPYKIYGVLREICYYADSYDDEFIEKFGAAHLQEPDITPLPDDIKEEAYSNYQKIIEEGMRRFDHYMENRHENNAWYTLNITLKRIEFYAEPQGYLRTVIEKAIDGIFDRNTPFQNRLLNGKTSLEKLRSYSSAKFSEDLYQVATFIPHKYSGKKENIRENWGDSYAEIQEMIANARFEDAANLLQSCFYGLFYYNLVDESISKPITNAMAQANGLDWNQAAPVLLKGMEAIMEDSLFGDDYGMDLSKIMGEQMQQSMALMQQMMANFKTN encoded by the coding sequence ATGAACCAAAACCATACCTACATTCCACCGATACAAGCAAAGCGAGCAGCTACCCGGCAAGATGAAAAATGGGATGAAGCCATTGCACTGTTTAATAATAAACAACATGATAAAGTCTTACCCACATTGCTAGATTATGTTGGAAGTCATTTACAGCACCAAAAAAAAGGAGATTGTTACGAAATTGCTCACGGTTCCGTTGTTATCACCATTACACAAACAGCAGAAGAGCTGTTGATAAAATGTCCGTTTCTAAACATAGAAAATGCCAAAAAAGTACCCTTGATGCGCAGGCTGGCAGAAATACGTATGTATCCGCTCAACCTTAGCAATGTAGCCTTGGAGAATGATCTTGTTTACTTTTCATTCTCTTGCCCCATAAACTTATGCGAACCTTATAAGATTTACGGTGTACTTAGGGAAATATGCTACTATGCAGATAGTTATGACGATGAGTTTATAGAAAAGTTCGGTGCAGCACATTTGCAGGAACCAGACATAACACCTTTGCCGGACGACATAAAGGAAGAGGCATATTCCAATTATCAAAAAATCATAGAAGAAGGTATGAGGCGGTTTGATCATTATATGGAAAATCGCCACGAAAACAATGCCTGGTACACGTTGAACATCACTTTAAAAAGAATAGAGTTTTATGCTGAACCGCAAGGCTACTTACGCACCGTAATTGAAAAAGCCATAGATGGTATTTTTGACAGAAATACCCCTTTTCAGAACCGGTTATTAAATGGCAAGACGAGTTTAGAAAAGTTACGAAGCTATTCAAGTGCTAAATTTTCAGAGGATTTATATCAAGTAGCGACATTCATACCCCATAAGTACAGCGGTAAAAAGGAGAATATTAGGGAAAATTGGGGAGACAGCTATGCAGAAATACAAGAAATGATAGCCAATGCCAGGTTTGAAGATGCTGCAAACTTGCTACAGTCCTGCTTTTATGGCCTATTCTACTATAATCTGGTTGATGAAAGCATTAGCAAACCCATTACAAATGCTATGGCACAAGCCAATGGACTGGATTGGAACCAAGCAGCGCCTGTTTTATTGAAAGGAATGGAGGCTATCATGGAAGACTCCCTGTTTGGTGACGATTATGGAATGGATTTATCAAAAATTATGGGAGAACAAATGCAGCAATCTATGGCATTAATGCAGCAAATGATGGCCAATTTTAAAACCAATTAA